A genome region from Altererythrobacter aquiaggeris includes the following:
- the nuoL gene encoding NADH-quinone oxidoreductase subunit L yields the protein MSTSILIIVFAPLLAAIIGGLGNRALGNTIVKTITTGALFLAAALSWPIFLGFITGANTAEVVPVLQWVRSGDLAFDWALRVDALTAVMLVVVTTVSALVHLYSWGYMEEDPDQPRFFAYLSLFTFAMLMLVTADNLVQMFFGWEGVGLASYLLIGFWFKKPSANAAAIKAFVVNRVGDLGFMLGIFGTFLVFGTTSIPEILEAAPSMSGATIGFLGYRMYTMDILCILLFIGAMGKSAQLGLHTWLPDAMEGPTPVSALIHAATMVTAGVFMVCRLSPMFETAPIALGVVTFIGAATCIFAATVGTTQWDIKRVIAYSTCSQLGYMFFAAGVGAYNVAMFHLFTHAFFKALLFLGAGSVIHAMHHEQDMRFYGGLRKKIPFTFWAMMFGTLAITGVGVYHLGAGFAGFWSKDAIIEVAYARGTELGTFAFWMGVFAALLTSFYSWRLMFLTFWGKPRWIESEHIRHSVHKTVAEAGEDATGGYHPHESPVSMLVPLGILSLGAIAAGQVFAPTFLDNAAFWNNSVFYNEALMHAMHAVPYWVKYSALIVMLLGLLTAWYGYIRNTSFPDQVAEQLGPIYKFVANKWYFDELYNLVFVKPAFWLGRKFWIIGDQGIIDRFGPNGAAWVVEQGAIGAGRFQSGFLNSYALVMLLGLVAAVSWVLF from the coding sequence GCTGGCCCATTTTTCTTGGCTTCATCACCGGCGCGAACACGGCGGAAGTTGTGCCCGTGTTGCAATGGGTCCGATCAGGCGACCTTGCGTTTGATTGGGCGCTGCGTGTCGATGCTTTGACCGCGGTAATGCTGGTTGTGGTGACGACTGTTTCCGCACTCGTCCATCTGTACAGCTGGGGTTATATGGAAGAAGACCCGGATCAGCCGCGGTTCTTCGCTTATCTCAGCCTGTTTACATTTGCGATGCTGATGCTCGTCACAGCCGACAATCTGGTCCAGATGTTCTTCGGGTGGGAAGGGGTTGGACTGGCGTCCTACCTTCTGATCGGTTTCTGGTTCAAAAAGCCCAGTGCCAATGCCGCTGCGATCAAGGCATTTGTGGTGAACCGCGTGGGCGACCTGGGCTTCATGCTCGGTATCTTCGGCACGTTTCTGGTCTTCGGAACAACCTCGATCCCTGAAATTCTCGAAGCGGCTCCATCGATGAGCGGGGCAACCATCGGGTTCCTTGGATACCGTATGTACACGATGGATATCTTGTGCATCCTGCTGTTTATCGGTGCGATGGGCAAGTCTGCGCAGCTCGGCCTGCACACGTGGCTGCCGGACGCGATGGAGGGTCCGACACCCGTTTCCGCACTGATCCATGCCGCAACAATGGTCACGGCCGGCGTATTCATGGTGTGCCGCCTTTCGCCGATGTTCGAAACCGCCCCGATTGCATTGGGCGTGGTGACCTTCATCGGCGCGGCGACCTGCATATTCGCTGCGACGGTGGGTACCACGCAGTGGGATATCAAGCGGGTTATTGCCTATTCGACCTGCTCGCAGCTTGGCTATATGTTCTTTGCTGCGGGTGTCGGCGCGTATAATGTCGCCATGTTCCACCTGTTTACGCACGCGTTTTTCAAGGCGTTGCTGTTCCTCGGTGCAGGCTCTGTCATCCACGCCATGCATCATGAACAGGATATGCGTTTTTACGGCGGGCTGCGTAAGAAAATACCCTTCACGTTCTGGGCCATGATGTTCGGCACACTCGCGATTACGGGTGTCGGGGTCTATCATCTCGGCGCCGGCTTCGCAGGGTTCTGGTCCAAAGATGCCATCATCGAAGTGGCATATGCCCGCGGGACCGAACTCGGCACATTCGCATTCTGGATGGGCGTTTTCGCAGCGCTGCTGACCAGTTTCTACAGCTGGCGGCTGATGTTCCTGACCTTCTGGGGCAAGCCGCGCTGGATCGAAAGCGAGCATATCCGGCATAGCGTCCATAAAACCGTGGCTGAAGCGGGCGAAGACGCGACCGGCGGATATCATCCGCATGAAAGCCCTGTGTCGATGCTGGTTCCGCTTGGCATCTTGTCACTCGGCGCGATTGCGGCCGGGCAAGTGTTTGCGCCGACCTTCCTCGACAATGCAGCATTCTGGAACAATTCGGTGTTTTACAACGAAGCGCTGATGCACGCGATGCACGCCGTGCCATATTGGGTGAAATATTCAGCCCTCATTGTGATGTTGCTTGGCCTGCTCACCGCCTGGTACGGTTATATCCGCAACACATCGTTCCCCGACCAGGTTGCAGAACAGTTGGGGCCGATTTACAAATTTGTCGCCAACAAGTGGTATTTTGACGAGCTGTATAATCTGGTGTTCGTGAAGCCGGCCTTTTGGCTGGGCCGGAAGTTCTGGATTATCGGCGATCAGGGTATCATCGACCGGTTCGGTCCAAATGGCGCGGCATGGGTTGTCGAACAGGGGGCAATCGGCGCCGGAAGGTTCCAGTCCGGCTTCCTCAATTCCTATGCGCTGGTGATGCTGCTCGGGCTTGTCGCAGCTGTTAGCTGGGTGCTTTTCTGA
- a CDS encoding NADH-quinone oxidoreductase subunit M, which translates to MAGIPILSIMLLVLLVAAAACLFSEARAARMIALVATLIDLGLGILLWLNYDIGGAQWQFTERAELFAGFSYALGIDGIALMLIVLSVFLMPICILASWDGIQKRVGEYMAAFLIMELLMIGVFAAQDMFLFYIFFEAGLIPMYLIIGVWGGDNRIYASYKFFLYTLLGSVLMLVAMLWMVNHAGTTDIPTLMQFDFPAGAQTWLWLAFFASFAVKMPMWPVHTWLPDAHVQAPTAGSVILAGVLLKMGGYGFIRFSLPMFPEASAQFVWLIFGLSMVAVVVTSLIALVQHDMKKLIAYSSVAHMAIVTAGLFAFNIQGLEGAMIMMLSHGLVSGALFLCVGVIYDRLHTREIDRYGGLAINMPKYAIFFLLFTMASIGLPGTSGFVAEFLSLAGIYEVSSLATFVLTTGIILGAGYMLYLYRRVAFGGQKNADAAAMPDLHAREWIMLSPIAAAVLWMGVYPESFLAPMRQDIATLEARLAGAAPQGDAKLVVGEPKGKAANYIDAEHADKAGEGAH; encoded by the coding sequence ATGGCCGGCATACCGATCCTGAGCATCATGCTGCTCGTCCTGCTCGTGGCGGCTGCGGCTTGTCTTTTTTCGGAGGCCAGGGCAGCGCGCATGATCGCGCTGGTGGCGACGCTGATCGATCTGGGGCTGGGCATTTTGCTGTGGCTCAATTATGACATCGGCGGCGCGCAATGGCAGTTTACGGAACGTGCGGAACTGTTCGCCGGATTCAGCTATGCGCTGGGCATTGACGGGATCGCGCTGATGCTGATCGTGCTGTCGGTATTCCTGATGCCGATTTGCATTCTCGCCAGTTGGGATGGCATCCAGAAACGCGTTGGCGAATATATGGCCGCGTTCCTGATTATGGAACTGCTGATGATCGGGGTGTTTGCGGCACAGGATATGTTCCTGTTCTACATCTTCTTCGAGGCTGGCCTGATTCCGATGTATTTGATTATCGGCGTCTGGGGCGGCGATAACCGGATATATGCCAGCTACAAGTTCTTCCTCTACACGCTGCTTGGATCAGTGCTCATGCTGGTGGCGATGCTGTGGATGGTGAACCATGCGGGAACCACCGATATTCCCACGCTGATGCAATTCGATTTCCCGGCGGGCGCGCAAACCTGGCTGTGGTTGGCATTTTTCGCCAGCTTTGCGGTCAAGATGCCGATGTGGCCGGTGCATACCTGGCTGCCTGACGCGCACGTTCAGGCGCCTACCGCGGGTTCGGTCATTCTGGCCGGCGTTCTGCTGAAAATGGGCGGCTACGGATTTATCCGGTTCAGCCTGCCGATGTTCCCCGAAGCATCCGCACAATTCGTGTGGCTGATTTTCGGTCTGTCGATGGTCGCAGTGGTTGTCACCAGTCTGATCGCGCTGGTCCAGCACGATATGAAAAAACTGATCGCTTACAGTTCGGTTGCACACATGGCGATTGTCACCGCAGGGCTGTTCGCGTTCAACATCCAGGGCCTCGAAGGGGCCATGATCATGATGTTGAGCCATGGCCTGGTATCGGGTGCATTGTTCTTGTGTGTCGGGGTAATTTACGACCGGTTGCATACCCGCGAAATCGACCGGTATGGCGGTCTTGCCATCAATATGCCCAAATATGCGATCTTCTTCCTGCTGTTTACAATGGCAAGCATAGGTCTGCCGGGCACAAGCGGATTTGTGGCCGAGTTTCTAAGCCTCGCGGGTATTTATGAAGTGTCCAGTCTGGCAACATTTGTCCTGACGACAGGTATCATTCTGGGCGCGGGTTATATGCTTTATCTTTATCGCCGGGTTGCGTTTGGCGGGCAAAAAAATGCCGATGCGGCTGCGATGCCCGATTTGCATGCGCGCGAGTGGATCATGCTGTCACCCATCGCGGCAGCGGTGCTGTGGATGGGTGTCTATCCCGAGAGTTTTCTGGCCCCGATGCGGCAGGATATCGCCACGCTGGAAGCACGCTTGGCAGGCGCTGCCCCCCAGGGCGATGCGAAACTGGTGGTGGGCGAGCCAAAGGGCAAGGCTGCCAATTACATCGACGCAGAACATGCAGATAAAGCCGGCGAGGGCGCTCACTAA
- the nuoN gene encoding NADH-quinone oxidoreductase subunit NuoN — protein sequence MELQSSLGLIAPELLLSISGLALLLAAAWLGNGYSRAISIIAAAALVGAGALVIPALTGGVMGLDAAAFGGQFRADAFAAYAKLLIYASAIAGLVLAPSFFERFKAMQAEYPVLVLFAALGMSIMVSATDLMTLYIGLELNSLAAYVLAAFLRADDRSAEAGLKYFVLGALASGILLFGMSLTYGFTGTTDFQGIRAALSGDISTGALFGLIFVLAGLAFKISAVPFHMWTPDVYEGAPTPVTAFFASAPKVAAIALTARVALDAFGFQTDAWRQIVIFAALASIVVGALGAIGQSNLKRLLAYSSINNVGFILIGLAAGTVGGLSAMLVYLFIYAVMTVGSFAAVLMLRDGEGNQVEGIADLAGLSRTRPLIALCLAALMFSLAGIPPLFGFWGKFVVFQAAVEADLIILAAIGIAASVIGAFYYIKIVKIMYFDEPADVVTGQSEKSHWAILGLCSLIISPLGYLLTIWLGNQADTAAAALFLAG from the coding sequence ATGGAACTCCAGTCGTCCCTAGGACTGATCGCACCTGAGCTTTTGCTGAGCATTTCGGGCCTTGCCCTGCTGCTTGCCGCGGCATGGCTGGGGAACGGGTACAGCAGGGCCATCAGCATTATTGCCGCCGCGGCACTCGTTGGCGCAGGTGCATTGGTTATCCCCGCACTGACGGGGGGCGTAATGGGTCTGGATGCAGCGGCATTTGGCGGACAGTTCCGCGCAGATGCTTTTGCAGCCTACGCCAAATTGTTGATTTACGCTTCGGCTATTGCCGGGCTGGTATTAGCGCCGAGCTTTTTCGAACGTTTTAAGGCGATGCAGGCCGAATATCCCGTTCTGGTGCTGTTTGCCGCGCTTGGCATGAGCATCATGGTGTCGGCGACCGATTTGATGACGCTCTATATCGGTTTGGAACTCAACAGTCTGGCCGCATATGTGCTCGCCGCATTCCTGCGGGCAGACGACCGTTCAGCCGAAGCAGGCCTGAAGTATTTCGTTCTGGGTGCTTTGGCCAGCGGCATATTGCTCTTCGGCATGAGCCTGACTTACGGTTTTACCGGAACCACGGATTTTCAGGGCATCCGCGCAGCATTGTCAGGCGATATATCGACCGGTGCGCTGTTCGGGCTGATTTTCGTACTGGCGGGTCTGGCATTCAAGATCAGCGCCGTTCCGTTCCACATGTGGACGCCTGATGTTTACGAAGGTGCGCCTACACCCGTGACGGCGTTTTTCGCATCGGCTCCCAAAGTGGCCGCGATCGCGCTTACGGCACGCGTTGCGCTGGATGCTTTCGGCTTTCAAACAGATGCCTGGCGCCAAATCGTGATATTTGCCGCGCTTGCCTCGATTGTCGTCGGGGCACTCGGAGCGATCGGACAGAGCAATCTGAAGCGGCTGCTGGCTTATTCCTCCATCAACAATGTCGGCTTTATCCTGATCGGTCTTGCTGCCGGCACGGTAGGCGGTCTCAGCGCGATGCTGGTGTATCTGTTCATCTATGCCGTCATGACTGTCGGGTCGTTCGCCGCGGTGCTGATGCTGCGTGACGGGGAGGGTAATCAGGTCGAAGGTATTGCCGATCTGGCCGGCTTGTCGCGCACCCGCCCGCTGATCGCGCTTTGCCTTGCGGCGCTGATGTTCAGCCTGGCCGGCATACCGCCGCTGTTCGGCTTTTGGGGCAAATTCGTAGTGTTCCAGGCGGCGGTCGAAGCGGACCTGATAATCCTTGCCGCAATCGGCATTGCAGCCAGCGTTATCGGCGCGTTCTATTACATCAAGATCGTCAAGATCATGTATTTTGACGAGCCTGCCGATGTAGTGACCGGACAATCCGAAAAATCGCATTGGGCAATCCTGGGACTGTGCAGCCTGATCATCTCACCGCTCGGCTATCTGCTGACAATATGGCTGGGCAATCAGGCAGACACCGCTGCGGCCGCATTATTCCTCGCCGGATAG
- a CDS encoding biotin--[acetyl-CoA-carboxylase] ligase, whose product MIEFVAETGSTNADLVQRVLDGEPLPEGHWLVADRQTAGRGRQGRKWTDGCGNLMASCIINPGPRDPAPSSLSFVVALALYETVRNVLPAPDGLLLKWPNDLLLSGAKLAGILLERVNDRVVAGIGVNLVSAPELADRDTVSLKSVGASVDRDEFARILTGSLQTELDRWRTYGLGAIMRRWEAAAHPIGTVLTIHEPGGGAFDGRFHGLTPDGALRLCLADGTIRAIHAGDVFLG is encoded by the coding sequence ATGATCGAATTTGTCGCCGAAACGGGCTCAACCAACGCAGACCTTGTACAGCGTGTGCTGGACGGCGAGCCATTACCGGAAGGGCACTGGCTGGTTGCTGACCGCCAGACCGCAGGGCGCGGCAGGCAAGGGCGCAAATGGACAGACGGCTGCGGAAACCTGATGGCGTCTTGCATCATCAATCCGGGCCCGCGCGATCCTGCCCCGTCCAGCTTGTCGTTTGTGGTTGCGCTTGCCTTGTACGAAACCGTGCGGAACGTGTTGCCCGCGCCGGATGGACTGCTGCTCAAATGGCCTAACGATTTGCTGCTTTCGGGCGCGAAACTGGCGGGCATCCTGCTTGAGCGGGTAAATGACCGGGTCGTTGCAGGTATCGGGGTCAATCTCGTTTCTGCCCCCGAACTGGCAGACCGGGACACCGTATCGCTAAAGTCAGTTGGTGCGAGCGTTGACCGCGACGAATTTGCGCGCATTCTGACCGGTTCCCTTCAAACCGAGCTTGATCGGTGGCGGACCTACGGGCTGGGCGCGATCATGCGCCGGTGGGAGGCGGCGGCGCATCCCATCGGGACCGTGTTGACCATCCATGAGCCCGGCGGCGGGGCGTTTGACGGCAGATTCCATGGCTTAACTCCTGATGGCGCACTGCGGCTATGCTTGGCGGATGGCACCATCCGTGCCATCCACGCCGGCGATGTATTCTTAGGCTGA
- a CDS encoding type III pantothenate kinase, translated as MLLAADVGNTNVVFALFDGEQIKTRWRIATDPRRTGDEYAVWLLQLMEIEGYTRDDITQIIFASVVPRADHNLTVLSQKYFKIDPLIAGKGDAGWGFEIDVEQPTSLGADRALNCVAAHKKYPGDLIVVDFGTATKFEVVDFNGAYKGGIIAPGINLSLDALVGKTAKLPRIAIRAPETRSVIGRNTEDQMLIGVYWGYVAMMEGLIGRMKKEIGRPSQVVATGGLAILFDKHTEIFDVVDADLTLEGLATLAMRAGHKSENT; from the coding sequence ATGCTGCTCGCCGCCGATGTCGGAAACACCAATGTCGTGTTCGCCCTGTTCGATGGAGAGCAGATTAAAACGCGTTGGCGGATTGCCACAGATCCGCGCCGCACGGGCGATGAATATGCAGTCTGGTTGCTCCAGCTGATGGAGATCGAAGGGTACACCCGCGACGACATTACGCAGATCATTTTCGCTTCGGTTGTGCCGCGGGCCGATCATAATCTGACTGTCCTGTCGCAGAAATATTTCAAGATCGATCCGCTGATCGCCGGGAAGGGTGATGCCGGCTGGGGTTTTGAAATCGATGTCGAACAACCCACGTCGCTCGGCGCTGACAGGGCGCTGAACTGTGTTGCTGCGCACAAGAAATATCCCGGCGACCTGATCGTGGTCGATTTCGGCACGGCAACCAAGTTCGAAGTCGTCGATTTCAACGGCGCGTACAAGGGCGGTATCATCGCACCGGGGATCAATCTGTCGCTCGACGCATTGGTGGGTAAGACCGCAAAATTACCGCGCATAGCTATTCGTGCGCCAGAGACACGCAGCGTGATCGGGCGTAACACCGAAGACCAGATGCTGATCGGGGTATATTGGGGCTATGTGGCCATGATGGAAGGCCTGATCGGGCGGATGAAGAAGGAAATTGGCAGGCCTTCGCAAGTCGTCGCGACCGGCGGCCTTGCGATCCTGTTCGACAAACATACGGAGATTTTTGACGTGGTGGATGCAGACCTGACATTGGAAGGCCTCGCTACGCTCGCGATGCGTGCCGGACACAAGAGCGAAAATACGTGA
- a CDS encoding ribonuclease J, whose protein sequence is MNKNFKPEKELLFLALGGSAEIGMNVNLYGCDGKWLMVDLGMTFSGNEYPGVDLVFADLEFIEDRLDDLVGVVLTHGHEDHIGAVPYFAADLGVPLYATPFTAELVKRKLQEAGLTNDVELNIVKDLEPFDVGPFEVSYYPLAHSIAEGNALLIETPYGKIFHTGDWKLDEEPIIGEPTTQEELTELGDEGILAMVCDSTNVFNPNPSGSEGAVHRGLMAEVKKHKGKRVMVTTFASNVARLQTLGEVARETNRQLCVAGRSLDRMVEVSQANGYLQDFPATVDFKTAMKLPRGEIMIVATGGQGEPRAALSRVAEGSHKIALDAGDVVLFSSRQIPGNEVSIGKVQNRLAERGIEMVTDRQSEIHVSGHPGRPELEALYSWIRPEILVPVHGEIRHMKEQVRVGKEAGIPQSVFQQNGDILRLAPGKPERLAKVRTGRLVLDGDVIVPADGEAIVGRRRLALDGVLIVVLSSDGTAQIDSMGLPLDEDYPDFVAEAEADVVKALKKLKGAERKDRAAVIEAARLAARRAAKRWSGKKPQVKVILAGE, encoded by the coding sequence GTGAACAAGAACTTCAAACCCGAAAAAGAACTGTTGTTTCTCGCGCTTGGCGGATCAGCCGAAATCGGCATGAATGTAAATTTGTACGGCTGCGACGGAAAGTGGCTGATGGTCGATCTGGGCATGACATTCAGCGGTAACGAATATCCCGGCGTGGACCTTGTATTTGCCGATCTGGAGTTTATCGAGGACCGGCTTGATGATCTGGTCGGGGTGGTGCTTACGCACGGTCATGAGGATCACATCGGTGCCGTTCCCTATTTCGCTGCCGACCTGGGGGTGCCGCTGTACGCCACGCCGTTCACTGCCGAACTGGTGAAGCGCAAGCTACAGGAAGCGGGCCTGACCAACGATGTCGAACTGAACATTGTCAAGGATCTCGAACCGTTCGATGTCGGACCGTTTGAAGTGAGTTATTATCCGCTCGCGCACTCTATTGCCGAGGGCAATGCGCTGCTTATCGAAACCCCTTATGGCAAGATTTTCCATACGGGCGACTGGAAGCTGGATGAAGAACCGATCATTGGTGAGCCGACTACGCAGGAAGAACTGACCGAACTCGGCGATGAAGGTATTCTCGCGATGGTTTGCGATTCGACCAATGTTTTCAACCCCAATCCAAGCGGATCGGAAGGTGCAGTGCACCGGGGGTTGATGGCGGAGGTCAAGAAGCACAAGGGCAAGCGGGTGATGGTGACCACATTTGCTTCCAATGTTGCGCGGCTGCAGACGCTGGGCGAAGTGGCCAGAGAGACCAACCGACAGCTTTGTGTGGCAGGAAGGTCGCTGGACCGGATGGTCGAAGTTTCCCAGGCCAATGGTTATTTGCAGGACTTCCCGGCGACCGTCGATTTCAAGACTGCGATGAAACTTCCCCGCGGTGAAATCATGATCGTGGCAACCGGCGGACAGGGTGAGCCTCGCGCTGCCTTGTCACGAGTTGCCGAGGGCTCTCACAAAATTGCGCTCGACGCAGGAGACGTGGTGCTTTTTTCGAGCCGCCAGATACCCGGCAACGAGGTGAGCATCGGCAAGGTTCAGAACCGTCTCGCCGAACGCGGCATCGAGATGGTTACCGACAGGCAGAGCGAAATACATGTTTCGGGTCATCCGGGACGGCCAGAACTTGAAGCGCTTTACAGCTGGATCCGGCCGGAAATTCTGGTGCCGGTACACGGCGAAATCAGACATATGAAGGAACAGGTGCGGGTTGGCAAAGAGGCGGGTATTCCGCAATCCGTTTTCCAGCAGAACGGCGACATATTGCGCCTTGCTCCGGGTAAGCCGGAACGGCTTGCAAAAGTACGCACCGGCCGATTGGTGCTCGACGGTGATGTGATCGTTCCCGCCGACGGTGAGGCTATCGTAGGCCGGCGCCGCCTGGCACTTGATGGCGTTCTGATCGTCGTCCTGTCGTCCGACGGCACAGCACAAATTGACAGCATGGGTTTGCCGCTCGATGAAGATTACCCGGATTTCGTGGCAGAAGCTGAAGCTGATGTTGTGAAAGCCTTGAAGAAGCTCAAGGGTGCCGAGCGCAAGGATCGCGCTGCGGTAATCGAGGCGGCCAGGCTTGCTGCGCGCCGCGCCGCCAAGCGTTGGAGCGGCAAGAAACCGCAGGTAAAGGTTATCCTCGCCGGGGAATAG
- a CDS encoding DUF1467 family protein, translating to MYWTSIVAIYVLFFVMSAFVLLPFGMKTHDEMGVEKVPGQADSAPANFSFPKHMLRAAIMSTILTTLYVLNYIYGWISAEDINVFGTPPGFDD from the coding sequence ATGTACTGGACATCGATCGTCGCAATTTATGTGCTCTTTTTCGTGATGAGCGCCTTCGTCCTGCTACCTTTCGGTATGAAAACGCACGACGAGATGGGGGTCGAAAAAGTGCCGGGGCAGGCAGACAGCGCTCCGGCAAACTTTTCGTTTCCCAAGCATATGTTGCGCGCCGCAATCATGAGCACCATTCTTACCACGCTTTATGTACTGAACTATATCTACGGCTGGATAAGTGCCGAGGACATCAATGTTTTCGGTACACCGCCAGGGTTCGACGACTAG